GGAAGAGCGATGACCCGACGGTGGTGACCATGTTCAAGCTGGCGAAGTCGTCGGTGACCGGCGAGCATCCGGATGCCGGCACGAACAAGACGCTCGATCTTTAACCATGGGTGCGAGAACTCAGTCGACGAACTGAACTCAGCGGCGGGTTGCAGGGGTGCAGTGCGATTCTCATCAAGCTGTGCAGACGGCATCGCGCTACGCAGATTTGATGCTGCCGAAGGCCGCGAGCGCTTCTCGTCTGCTCTGTGCGAGGTCAACGATTGGCACGGGCCGGCTGGCTGAGAGGTACTCCGGTGCCCAGGTGCCCACGTATGCATTCTCGGCGTCGAACTTCTTTCGCTGAAGCTCGGGGTTGAAGACGCGGAAGTAGGGAGCTGCATCTGCTCCCGAACCCGCGATCCATTGCCAGTTGAATGGATTGCTGGCGGGATCAGCATCGACGAGGGTGTCCCAGAACCAGCGCTCGCCGTGCCGCCAGTCGACGAGCAGGTTCTTGACGAGGAACGATGCGGTGACCATGCGCACTCTGTTGTGCATCGTTCCCGTGTGCCACAACTCCCGCATGCCCGCGTCGACGATGGCAAAACCCGTCTCTCCGCGCTGCCACGCCGTGAGGTGCCTTTGGTTGAGGGGCGGCCACGGGAAGTCATCGAACTGGGCTCGAAGATTGCGTGTGGCTAACTGCGGAAAATGAAACAGCGTGTGCCATGCGAACTCTCGCCACCCGAGCTCCATCATGAATGCGGATACCGATTCTTGAGGCGCCAGCGTACTCGGGGACGTTGCAACCGCGTTCCAGACCGTGTGCGGGCTGATTTCACCCCAGCGCAAATGGGGCGACAAGCGTGATGTCTGTGACTCGCCTGGTACATCGCGGCCGATGTTGTAATCCGCAAGCTCCGCATCAAGAAATCCGGCGAGTCGATCGGCAGCGGCCTGTTCTCCCACGGACCAGTTCGCTCGGAGCGGTGCTGCCCAGTCGGGGTTCGAGGGGCGCAACTCCCAATGCGCCAACACGTCGCCGTCGACATCGCCATGTGCTGCACGCTGAAACCGTGGTCGTGGCAGCGGCGGGCGGGGGTGCTGGTGCTCGCGGAACGCGCGCCAGAACGGCGTGAATACGGAGTACGGTGTGCCTGCACGAGTCAGGAGTTTCCACGGGTCGTGAAGGAGCGAGGCGCTGAAGGAGGCGCACACGACACTCTCAGCTTGGAGATGCTTCTTGATGTCTGCGTCAATGCGGCGTTCTGCCGCACCATAACGACGATTCCAGAAGACAGCTCCCGCCGAGATATCGGCGGCGACAGCGGGAACGATTTCGTCAGCACGCCCTCGCCGGAGTACAAACGTTGCGCCGGCTGCTTCTACGTCAGAAGCCAGGGACTCAAGGCTGCCGTGTAACCACCATTTCGCCGCGCCGCCGAGCGGACGCACGTCTGGAGAGATCTCGTCGAGCACG
This DNA window, taken from Paramicrobacterium agarici, encodes the following:
- a CDS encoding cryptochrome/photolyase family protein translates to MHPSLVWLRDDLRLNDNPALDAAAQRERPVVVLFVLDEISPDVRPLGGAAKWWLHGSLESLASDVEAAGATFVLRRGRADEIVPAVAADISAGAVFWNRRYGAAERRIDADIKKHLQAESVVCASFSASLLHDPWKLLTRAGTPYSVFTPFWRAFREHQHPRPPLPRPRFQRAAHGDVDGDVLAHWELRPSNPDWAAPLRANWSVGEQAAADRLAGFLDAELADYNIGRDVPGESQTSRLSPHLRWGEISPHTVWNAVATSPSTLAPQESVSAFMMELGWREFAWHTLFHFPQLATRNLRAQFDDFPWPPLNQRHLTAWQRGETGFAIVDAGMRELWHTGTMHNRVRMVTASFLVKNLLVDWRHGERWFWDTLVDADPASNPFNWQWIAGSGADAAPYFRVFNPELQRKKFDAENAYVGTWAPEYLSASRPVPIVDLAQSRREALAAFGSIKSA